The following coding sequences lie in one Leucoraja erinacea ecotype New England chromosome 20, Leri_hhj_1, whole genome shotgun sequence genomic window:
- the eif2ak1 gene encoding eukaryotic translation initiation factor 2-alpha kinase 1 isoform X1 encodes MSTESKARLGPDSEPPRPCVEAEAGDGRQQSRARLAFTLPPLRSPAFDESDLLEGCDLVDCRREVPTLMDFTVAIPNQLLLASLLEHLCFVYERNPRRSTVLFKLLCQKLAELHLISPVAFSDELSTVRLQHNQAFTKLLRAASKGLSVQGRATNEEVHPQILCGTKETLYQRQTSRSVSEFEEIACLGKGSYGKVYKVRNKLDGQFYALKKILMKKFTRLGCMKVLREVKVLAGLQHPHIVGYHTAWIEHVQHLVLKSNQVSLSNLCALKGLPVQEDGGDPAVHNTHTSGSSIIFADPSSSMRLGEPLSGCRLVEEEVLVNSSKEDGKKTTIHGEASGVKLPTNSGHRHLGIKDFGRHLPCFYSKDLSMYSDIDQSKLQICQDGRNKLNSLFEVLETETQDLEMNKELGCEDVEISGSSVNPGSNSTSESDSSFTDVPPVSKIPFHLVLHIQMQMCEGSLQEWILERNTRAREGLEFTCQFALLELDCTMHIFRQLVEGVRYIHSKAVMHRDLKPRNIFLHAPDCHVRIGDFGLACSDIVETSDSWTTKNEGPDSKHTSGVGTCLYASPEQLRGSCYDFKSDMYSVGIILLELFHPFGTAMERTKIIMALREGHIPKDFAQWWPLQAKYIKMLTSKDASHRPSADEMLDSELFSSLKLTPLQEKLEQKVVTQEQEIKSLQQKLIDREEEIRHLKEQVKLLAMEGENI; translated from the exons ATGTCGACCGAAAGCAAAGCGCGGCTCGGGCCCGACTCCGAGCCCCCCCGGCCTTGCGTGGAGGCGGAGGCCGGCGATGGACGGCAGCAGTCCCGGGCCAGGCTGGCCTTCACCCTGCCACCCCTCCGCTCGCCTGCTTTCGACG AATCCGATCTGTTGGAGGGCTGTGATCTGGTGGATTGTCGTCGAGAGGTTCCAACTCTGATGGATTTCACTGTGGCGATTCCCAACCAGCTGCTTCTGGCCTCACTTCTAGAACATCTCTGTTTCGTTTACGAGAGAAATCCTCGCAGATCCACCGTCCTGTTCAAAT TGCTGTGCCAGAAGCTTGCAGAGCTGCACCTGATTTCGCCCGTGGCCTTCAGTGATGAGCTCAGCACTGTGAGACTGCAGCACAATCAGGCCTTTACTAAACTGCTGCGGGCAGCAAGCAAAGGTTTGTCGGTACAG GGACGTGCTACCAATGAAGAGGTCCATCCCCAAATCCTCTGCGG GACAAAAGAAACACTCTATCAGAGACAGACATCTCGGTCCGTGAGTGAATTTGAAGAAATCGCATGTCTGGGCAAAGGAAGCTATGGAAAAGTGTACAAG GTCAGGAATAAATTGGACGGACAGTTCTACGCTTTGAAGAAAATTCTCATGAAGAAGTTTACAAGATTGGGCTGTATGAAG GTTTTGCGAGAGGTAAAGGTACTGGCGGGTCTTCAGCATCCACACATTGTTGGCTATCACACTGCCTGGATAGAGCACGTACAGCATCTGGTCTTAAAAA GTAATCAAGTGTCGCTAAGTAATCTATGTGCATTGAAAGGTCTTCCTGTTCAGGAGGATGGAGg AGACCCTGCAGTCCATAACACACATACCAGCGGCTCCAGTATCATTTTTGCAGACCCTAGTTCTTCTATGAGATTGGGAGAGCCTTTGTCAGGGTGCCGATTGGTGGAGGAAGAGGTGCTTGTAAACAGTTCAAAGGAAGATGGCAAGAAAACCACCATCCACGGTGAAGCAAGTGGAGTGAAGCTTCCAACCAACAGTGGGCATCGACACCTGGGAATAAAGGACTTTGGCAGGCACCTGCCTTGCTTTTACTCCAAGGATCTGTCTATGTACAGCGACATAGATCAGTCTAAGCTACAGATATGCCAGGACGGGAGGAATAAACTGAACTCCTTGTTTGAAGTGTTGGAGACTGAAACACAAGACCTCGAGATGAACAAAGAACTAGGATGTGAAGATGTAGAGATTTCGGGTTCGTCTGTAAACCCGGGCAGTAATTCGACATCAGAGAGTGATTCGTCATTCACGGATGTGCCGCCTGTCTCCAAG ATCCCTTTCCATCTTGTGCTTCACATACAAATGCAAATGTGTGAAGGGTCTCTTCAGGAATGGATTTTGGAAAGGAATACCAGAGCACGAGAGGGTCTGGAATTTACAT GTCAATTTGCTCTGCTGGAATTGGACTGCACCATGCACATATTCCGTCAGCTCGTCGAGGGAGTACGTTACATCCATTCTAAGGCTGTCATGCACAGGGACCTGAAG CCAAGGAACATCTTTCTCCATGCTCCTGACTGCCACGTTCGGATCGGGGATTTCGGACTGGCCTGCAGTGACATTGTTGAGACGTCAGATTCATGGACGACCAAGAATGAAGGTCCCG attcCAAACACACCTCGGGAGTTGGAACCTGTCTATACGCTTCCCCTGAACAACTAAGAGGTTCTTGCTATGATTTCAAG TCGGATATGTACAGTGTTGGCATAATCTTACTGGAGCTCTTCCATCCATTCGGAACTGCGATGGAGAGGACAAAGATAATCATGGCACTTCGAGAAGGCCACATCCCTAAGGACTTTGCCCAATGGTGGCCTCTCCAAGCTAAATACATCAAGATGCTAACCAGCAAAGATGCCTCCcacagaccaagtgcagacgaGATGTTGGACAGTGAACTCTTCTCTTCTCTCAAG CTCACTCCGCTGCAGGAGAAGCTCGAACAGAAGGTGGTGACCCAGGAACAAGAAATCAAGAGCCTTCAGCAGAAATTGATTGATCGGGAAGAGGAAATCCGACACCTCAAGGAACAAGTCAAATTACTGGCCATGGAGGGGGAGAACATATAG
- the eif2ak1 gene encoding eukaryotic translation initiation factor 2-alpha kinase 1 isoform X2, with amino-acid sequence MDFTVAIPNQLLLASLLEHLCFVYERNPRRSTVLFKLLCQKLAELHLISPVAFSDELSTVRLQHNQAFTKLLRAASKGLSVQGRATNEEVHPQILCGTKETLYQRQTSRSVSEFEEIACLGKGSYGKVYKVRNKLDGQFYALKKILMKKFTRLGCMKVLREVKVLAGLQHPHIVGYHTAWIEHVQHLVLKSNQVSLSNLCALKGLPVQEDGGDPAVHNTHTSGSSIIFADPSSSMRLGEPLSGCRLVEEEVLVNSSKEDGKKTTIHGEASGVKLPTNSGHRHLGIKDFGRHLPCFYSKDLSMYSDIDQSKLQICQDGRNKLNSLFEVLETETQDLEMNKELGCEDVEISGSSVNPGSNSTSESDSSFTDVPPVSKIPFHLVLHIQMQMCEGSLQEWILERNTRAREGLEFTCQFALLELDCTMHIFRQLVEGVRYIHSKAVMHRDLKPRNIFLHAPDCHVRIGDFGLACSDIVETSDSWTTKNEGPDSKHTSGVGTCLYASPEQLRGSCYDFKSDMYSVGIILLELFHPFGTAMERTKIIMALREGHIPKDFAQWWPLQAKYIKMLTSKDASHRPSADEMLDSELFSSLKLTPLQEKLEQKVVTQEQEIKSLQQKLIDREEEIRHLKEQVKLLAMEGENI; translated from the exons ATGGATTTCACTGTGGCGATTCCCAACCAGCTGCTTCTGGCCTCACTTCTAGAACATCTCTGTTTCGTTTACGAGAGAAATCCTCGCAGATCCACCGTCCTGTTCAAAT TGCTGTGCCAGAAGCTTGCAGAGCTGCACCTGATTTCGCCCGTGGCCTTCAGTGATGAGCTCAGCACTGTGAGACTGCAGCACAATCAGGCCTTTACTAAACTGCTGCGGGCAGCAAGCAAAGGTTTGTCGGTACAG GGACGTGCTACCAATGAAGAGGTCCATCCCCAAATCCTCTGCGG GACAAAAGAAACACTCTATCAGAGACAGACATCTCGGTCCGTGAGTGAATTTGAAGAAATCGCATGTCTGGGCAAAGGAAGCTATGGAAAAGTGTACAAG GTCAGGAATAAATTGGACGGACAGTTCTACGCTTTGAAGAAAATTCTCATGAAGAAGTTTACAAGATTGGGCTGTATGAAG GTTTTGCGAGAGGTAAAGGTACTGGCGGGTCTTCAGCATCCACACATTGTTGGCTATCACACTGCCTGGATAGAGCACGTACAGCATCTGGTCTTAAAAA GTAATCAAGTGTCGCTAAGTAATCTATGTGCATTGAAAGGTCTTCCTGTTCAGGAGGATGGAGg AGACCCTGCAGTCCATAACACACATACCAGCGGCTCCAGTATCATTTTTGCAGACCCTAGTTCTTCTATGAGATTGGGAGAGCCTTTGTCAGGGTGCCGATTGGTGGAGGAAGAGGTGCTTGTAAACAGTTCAAAGGAAGATGGCAAGAAAACCACCATCCACGGTGAAGCAAGTGGAGTGAAGCTTCCAACCAACAGTGGGCATCGACACCTGGGAATAAAGGACTTTGGCAGGCACCTGCCTTGCTTTTACTCCAAGGATCTGTCTATGTACAGCGACATAGATCAGTCTAAGCTACAGATATGCCAGGACGGGAGGAATAAACTGAACTCCTTGTTTGAAGTGTTGGAGACTGAAACACAAGACCTCGAGATGAACAAAGAACTAGGATGTGAAGATGTAGAGATTTCGGGTTCGTCTGTAAACCCGGGCAGTAATTCGACATCAGAGAGTGATTCGTCATTCACGGATGTGCCGCCTGTCTCCAAG ATCCCTTTCCATCTTGTGCTTCACATACAAATGCAAATGTGTGAAGGGTCTCTTCAGGAATGGATTTTGGAAAGGAATACCAGAGCACGAGAGGGTCTGGAATTTACAT GTCAATTTGCTCTGCTGGAATTGGACTGCACCATGCACATATTCCGTCAGCTCGTCGAGGGAGTACGTTACATCCATTCTAAGGCTGTCATGCACAGGGACCTGAAG CCAAGGAACATCTTTCTCCATGCTCCTGACTGCCACGTTCGGATCGGGGATTTCGGACTGGCCTGCAGTGACATTGTTGAGACGTCAGATTCATGGACGACCAAGAATGAAGGTCCCG attcCAAACACACCTCGGGAGTTGGAACCTGTCTATACGCTTCCCCTGAACAACTAAGAGGTTCTTGCTATGATTTCAAG TCGGATATGTACAGTGTTGGCATAATCTTACTGGAGCTCTTCCATCCATTCGGAACTGCGATGGAGAGGACAAAGATAATCATGGCACTTCGAGAAGGCCACATCCCTAAGGACTTTGCCCAATGGTGGCCTCTCCAAGCTAAATACATCAAGATGCTAACCAGCAAAGATGCCTCCcacagaccaagtgcagacgaGATGTTGGACAGTGAACTCTTCTCTTCTCTCAAG CTCACTCCGCTGCAGGAGAAGCTCGAACAGAAGGTGGTGACCCAGGAACAAGAAATCAAGAGCCTTCAGCAGAAATTGATTGATCGGGAAGAGGAAATCCGACACCTCAAGGAACAAGTCAAATTACTGGCCATGGAGGGGGAGAACATATAG
- the LOC129706936 gene encoding ankyrin repeat domain-containing protein 61-like, whose amino-acid sequence MCECQGKFDDVHAKLHDAIMRGDQGNITALLKVHPVNEPITIWKNCAMVPMYENQGLSILPIHLAATYRKARSLECLIQHKADLEAEDGKGRRALHLVLMHWPNTARDRLVPKTKFEKAMAAMQGRAEACMRLLCRHGVEVNVKAGVDSRDGPLHLAVRHGAWPAVALLARHGAELEAADQHGLTPLHMASGLLDRQLTEELLGRGARVDARVPGSGCTPLQLAVGAASGKAGRYLGAGLDCVRALLAAGASVDARDWRGRSAAHEACFGGREEVVDLLLDHGADLSLCTEQGESPLALFLERRPNLRCRRLLAKVLSLSCPPRIHGAGGGLPSGLLGPESRRHREFLQALCRQPPALRNLCRAAVRRAHGRHQAQQLLPTPVWRFVYGHQGYAEELEEVAGGPDERQEPEAQDRLDHRIGGLHL is encoded by the exons ATGTGTGAATGCCAGGGCAAGTTTGATGATGTCCACGCCAAGCTTCACGATGCTATAATGAGAGGTGACCAGGGGAACATCACAGCCCTGCTTAAGGTGCATCCTGTCAATGAGCCCATAACCATCTGGAAAAACTGCGCCATGGTGCCCATGTATGAAAATCAG GGGTTGTCTATTCTCCCGATCCATTTGGCCGCAACGTATCGAAAGGCAAGGAGCCTGGAGTGCTTAATTCAACACAAGGCTGATCTGGAGGCAGA gGATGGCAAGGGTCGCAGGGCGCTGCACCTCGTCCTCATGCACTGGCCCAACACTGCCCGCGACCGGCTGGTACCCAAGACCAAGTTTGAGAAGGCGATGGCAGCCATGCAGGGCCGTGCCGAGGCTTGCATGCGGTTGCTGTGCCGGCACGGCGTGGAGGTGAACGTCAAGGCCGGCGTCGATAGCCGGGACGGCCCGCTGCACCTGGCGGTGCGGCACGGGGCATGGCCGGCGGTGGCGTTGCTGGCCCGGCACGGAGCCGAGCTGGAGGCCGCCGACCAACACGGCTTGACGCCGCTGCACATGGCCAGCGGGCTGCTGGACCGGCAGCTGACTGAGGAGCTGCTGGGCCGGGGGGCGCGGGTGGACGCCCGCGTACCGGGCAGCGGCTGTACACCGCTCCAGCTGGCGGTGGGAGCCGCCTCGGGCAAAGCCGGTCGATACCTGGGAGCCGGACTGGACTGCGTGAGGGCCTTGCTGGCGGCTGGAGCGTCGGTGGACGCCCGGGACTGGCGAGGCCGGTCGGCGGCCCATGAGGCCTGCTTtggcgggcgggaggaggtggTCGACCTACTGCTGGATCACGGAGCCGACCTGAGCCTCTGCACCGAACAGGGAGAGTCACCCCTCGCCCTCTTCCTGGAGCGCCGGCCCAACCTGCGTTGCCGCCGGCTGCTGGCCAAGGTGCTCAgcctctcctgccctccccgcatccACGGAGCAGGCGGCGGCTTGCCCAGCGGCCTGCTCGGCCCTGAGTCGCGCCGCCACCGAGAGTTCCTGCAGGCCCTGTGCCGGCAGCCGCCTGCTCTCCGCAACCTGTGCCGTGCGGCGGTGCGCCGGGCCCATGGGCGGCACCAGGCCCAGCAGCTTCTGCCCACCCCCGTCTGGCGTTTCGTCTACGGGCACCAGGGCTATGCCGAGGAACTGGAGGAAGTGGCTGGAGGGCCGGACGAGCGGCAGGAaccagaggcccaggaccgactGGACCATAGGATCGGCGGCCTGCACCTCTGA
- the aimp2 gene encoding aminoacyl tRNA synthase complex-interacting multifunctional protein 2 — protein sequence MYKVKSYHLGEGAVELPTCMYKVPNVHEAGADAQNGDESLELLNLESRQTEILNRLYELKAVVDGLSKTVLTPDADLDMAEMNHACSEPTSGTPVSLDSVLGKTSSVLRDIVINANPSEVPLSLLVLHNLLCKQYRVLSSVHVHSSIQNVPSELWNCLGNESICQSRREYQLGFTLVWKDVLKPQMKFCIQNMCSIEGEGNIARFLFALLGHQYDAVTSTQIDSWVDVAIFQLKNGSNKGKAAVLRSLNSALSKSPWVVGADLTLADVVLCCVLQEVELGIPANIQRWMQSCQNLAPKLLK from the exons ATGTATAAAGTAAAGTCTTATCACCTGGGCGAGGGCGCCGTGGAGCTGCCCACTTGTATGTACAAGGTGCCCAATGTTCACGAAGCCGGTGCGGACGCTCAG aatggagatgagtctCTCGAGCTCCTGAATTTGGAATCAAGACAGACAGAAATCCTGAATCGCTTGTATGAATTGAAGGCTGTCGTCGATGGTCTCTCAAAGACTGTTCTCACTCCAGATGCTGACCTAGATATGGCAGAAATGAATCATGCTTGCTCTGAGCCGACAAGTGGGACTCCCGTCAGTTTAGATTCTGTACTAGGAAAG ACCTCTAGTGTGCTACGAGACATCGTCATCAATGCCAACCCGTCTGAGGTACCCCTGTCCCTGTTGGTGCTGCACAACCTGCTGTGTAAACAATACCGGGTGTTGTCTTCTGTGCACGTGCACTCCTCCATTCAAAACGTTCCCTCTGAACTCTGGAACTGTCTGGGAAATGAAAGCATTTGTCAATCCCGTCGGGAATATCAACTTGGTTTCACTCTCGTCTGGAAGGATG tGCTCAAACCTCAGATGAAATTCTGCATCCAAAACATGTGTTCCATCGAAGGTGAGGGAAACATCGCCCGCTTCCTCTTCGCCTTGCTGGGCCACCAGTATGACGCAGTGACTTCGACCCAGATCGACAGTTGGGTTGATGTGGCCATCTTCCAGCTGAAGAACGGAAGCAACAAGGGGAAGGCCGCAGTCCTGCGCTCCTTGAACTCTGCCCTCAGCAAGAGTCCCTGGGTGGTGGGAGCCGATCTGACTCTGGCTGATGTGGTGCTGTGCTGTGTCTTGCAGGAGGTGGAGTTGGGCATCCCAGCCAACATCCAGCGATGGATGCAAAGCTGCCAGAATCTGGCGCCGAAACTGCTGAAATAA